One window of the Helicobacter sp. 11S03491-1 genome contains the following:
- the lolA gene encoding LolA-like outer membrane lipoprotein chaperone — MKILIICLLFMGNVYGLGDDIKSFRANFIQNVQGENGDKITYQGSIEAKIPNLAKWIYKNPLEKEIYINGEDVVVYEPKLYQATISHLKEKTDFFSILNNAVADKEGKYHSKIGKTIYWLTFKDKKPYLLEFQDDFDNKVSIKFTKVLINQPIEDSDFVFIPKEGIDIIEQ, encoded by the coding sequence ATGAAAATCTTAATCATATGTTTATTATTCATGGGAAATGTTTATGGGTTGGGCGATGATATTAAAAGTTTTCGTGCAAATTTTATACAAAATGTCCAAGGAGAAAATGGCGATAAAATAACCTATCAAGGGAGCATAGAAGCAAAAATTCCTAATCTGGCAAAATGGATATATAAAAATCCACTGGAAAAAGAAATCTACATCAATGGAGAAGATGTTGTGGTTTATGAACCTAAACTTTATCAAGCAACTATTTCTCATCTCAAAGAAAAAACAGATTTTTTTTCTATATTAAATAACGCTGTTGCAGATAAAGAGGGTAAATATCACTCCAAAATCGGCAAAACTATTTATTGGCTTACTTTTAAAGATAAAAAACCTTATTTATTGGAGTTTCAAGATGATTTTGATAATAAAGTTTCTATTAAGTTCACCAAAGTTCTCATTAATCAACCTATTGAAGATAGCGATTTTGTTTTTATTCCAAAAGAAGGGATTGATATTATTGAGCAATAA
- a CDS encoding DUF1561 family protein produces MNKMIYSIINTFIISYFFINPLIAQKSVSMDSMDNPSNILSNPHKANTKSNPIPASIIQKPTDKPKDKAIMLNSSGVKTCYIPIFQPNGGFVEILNCDDPRAIPARYDVFQRISYHINDVWVCLSAPTNVTDGTTQWDYIYLSPCAINTPNQRWIIKDNAFWTADGKYRIKSTTWLYLTKDSADKHDHTLDDSMKEWLATIATPGNISIRTSIGWNFVESSKMERYYIGNNRSWDSYVWLYYNPDNGHIAQYDGVSGSLYCMKSQINTYDWNWVSWELCSDAPSTKDDSAYWDVSFTTPKGGAITDYKKNALRVTKYGSNWGVPYTAKLDYLQKDTTNSPTSIFFLDQDLQRWVRYVNGNLGETLSYCPAPGAKSQKNTTLSQTPKVALPPDFRLNDDWIRRLWAIARTTNQVQQVSGICGVCLLQSYQMIAELETHYPGEPPGRRGFFFDIASSSNPFDSFAQRFPDLNDELRGNLVNWSNTPLYPGESLADRDARLFWASSRAMLPQFDWFPSQYFLTRVDVIRHLQTLLDSPVGNAWIASIRMRTPTQTVGHALVILRTTDGLSVVQTNLETISRANFAQSVTPTTDLDRIFGVLFPYPIVNFMTLQVRDPSRVSPMNEFVSNNNCTGDGEDRRGSLTYPSATSINQCSQGRCAYPLSQ; encoded by the coding sequence ATGAATAAAATGATCTATTCAATTATCAATACATTTATTATTTCATACTTTTTTATAAATCCACTAATTGCTCAAAAGTCTGTTTCTATGGATTCTATGGATAATCCTTCAAATATTTTATCCAATCCTCATAAAGCCAATACAAAGTCTAACCCAATCCCTGCTTCCATTATTCAAAAACCTACAGATAAACCAAAAGACAAAGCTATCATGTTAAATTCTTCGGGAGTAAAAACTTGTTATATTCCTATTTTTCAACCCAATGGAGGTTTTGTAGAAATTTTGAACTGCGATGATCCAAGAGCCATTCCTGCAAGATATGATGTTTTTCAACGCATCAGTTATCATATCAATGATGTATGGGTATGTTTAAGTGCGCCCACAAACGTAACAGATGGCACAACACAATGGGATTATATTTATCTGTCTCCTTGCGCTATCAACACCCCCAACCAACGCTGGATAATCAAGGATAATGCTTTTTGGACTGCTGATGGAAAATACCGCATTAAAAGCACGACTTGGCTTTATCTCACCAAAGATAGCGCAGATAAGCATGATCATACTCTTGATGATTCCATGAAAGAATGGCTTGCCACAATAGCGACACCCGGAAACATTAGCATAAGAACCTCCATTGGATGGAATTTTGTTGAATCTTCCAAAATGGAGCGTTATTATATTGGAAATAATCGATCGTGGGATAGCTATGTTTGGCTTTATTACAATCCTGATAATGGACATATTGCCCAATATGACGGAGTGAGTGGGAGTCTTTATTGTATGAAAAGTCAAATTAACACTTATGATTGGAATTGGGTTAGTTGGGAATTATGCAGTGATGCTCCATCAACAAAAGATGATTCTGCTTACTGGGACGTCTCTTTTACAACCCCTAAAGGAGGTGCTATCACAGATTATAAAAAAAATGCCCTAAGAGTTACCAAATATGGCAGCAATTGGGGTGTTCCCTATACAGCCAAGCTTGATTATTTGCAAAAAGATACAACCAATTCTCCTACATCTATTTTCTTTCTTGATCAAGATTTACAACGATGGGTAAGATATGTAAATGGAAATTTAGGAGAAACCCTATCTTATTGCCCTGCCCCGGGAGCAAAATCTCAAAAAAATACAACTCTCAGCCAAACTCCAAAAGTCGCTCTGCCCCCTGATTTTAGGTTAAATGATGATTGGATTCGGAGATTGTGGGCAATAGCAAGAACTACAAATCAAGTCCAACAAGTAAGCGGGATTTGCGGGGTTTGTCTTTTACAATCTTATCAAATGATAGCCGAACTAGAGACTCATTACCCCGGAGAACCTCCCGGAAGACGGGGATTTTTCTTTGATATTGCCTCAAGCAGCAACCCTTTTGATTCTTTTGCGCAAAGATTCCCTGATTTGAATGATGAGTTAAGAGGAAATTTAGTAAATTGGTCTAATACTCCTCTTTATCCCGGAGAAAGCCTTGCAGATAGAGATGCAAGACTATTTTGGGCAAGCTCAAGGGCAATGCTACCCCAATTTGATTGGTTTCCTTCACAATACTTCCTTACCCGAGTTGATGTAATCAGACATTTACAAACACTTTTAGATTCTCCTGTAGGAAATGCCTGGATTGCCTCCATACGAATGAGAACTCCAACTCAAACAGTTGGACATGCTCTTGTGATTTTGCGCACAACTGATGGACTCTCAGTTGTGCAAACCAATCTTGAGACAATATCACGCGCTAATTTTGCCCAAAGCGTTACTCCAACAACAGATTTAGACAGAATTTTTGGAGTATTATTTCCATACCCTATCGTTAATTTTATGACCTTACAAGTGCGAGATCCCTCTAGAGTTTCACCTATGAATGAGTTTGTTTCTAACAACAATTGCACAGGTGATGGAGAGGACAGAAGAGGCAGTTTAACCTATCCAAGCGCTACTTCAATCAATCAATGCTCTCAAGGAAGATGCGCCTACCCTCTCTCACAATAA
- the secA gene encoding preprotein translocase subunit SecA, translating into MIQTLIGKIIGTRNDKLIKKYQKRVQAINALESKYEVMSDETLQNEFNALKISVQNNEKKLDDVLEDSFAITREASKRILNMRHFDVQLIGGMVLHDGKIAEMKTGEGKTLVATLAVALNAMSAKSVHVVTVNDYLANRDANQMQPLYNFLGYTIGVITAEVKDDNQRLQVYANHIVYGTNNEFGFDYLRDNMKYSLDQKVQKEHFFAIVDEVDSILIDEARTPLIISGPVNRKMENYESANKVAKNLKPQEDFTIDEKNRVILINENGIKKAEELFKIDNLYSIENAALSHHLDQALKANFLFAKDKDYVVQEGEVIIVDEFTGRLSEGRRFSEGLHQALEAKEGVKIKEESQTLADITFQNYFRLYEKLSGMTGTAQTEASEFLQIYNLEVVSIPTNVPIRRKDLNDLIYKSEQEKFEAVIDKIKELYSKGQPVLVGTASIEKSEVLHEFLQKQRIPHTVLNAKQHTKEAEIIKDAGKKGAVTIATNMAGRGVDIKLEEEIKQLGGLYIIGTERHESRRIDNQLRGRSGRQGDPGTSQFYLSLEDPLLRIFGSDRIKGVMEKLGLKNGEHIESGLVTRSVENAQKKVENLHFESRKHLLEYDDVANEQRKTVYKFRNELLDTSYHMGNRITENREYALCESLKRAQIFQGDTPENFNLEALSAIIQEDFGIQIQKNMFNDLNDEAIYQLISDKLTQTYEEKMSSLGAEQRNEIERIIYLQVLDNTWREHLYTMDNLKTGIGLRGYNQKDPLVEYKKESYNLFLELIESIKLEAIKTLHIIQFQAENTQAQAQDSAQKILEELEESQENLDYNIDEIELDINPKKISRNDLCPCGSGKKYKQCHGKSGPKKGLLANNV; encoded by the coding sequence ATGATACAAACATTGATAGGAAAAATCATAGGCACTCGCAACGATAAACTTATAAAAAAATATCAAAAACGTGTTCAAGCCATCAATGCATTAGAATCTAAATATGAAGTAATGAGCGATGAAACATTACAAAATGAATTTAATGCCCTCAAAATCTCTGTCCAAAATAATGAAAAAAAACTTGATGACGTTTTAGAAGATAGTTTTGCTATCACCAGAGAGGCCTCCAAAAGAATCTTAAATATGAGACATTTTGATGTCCAGCTCATAGGGGGGATGGTACTCCATGATGGCAAAATTGCTGAGATGAAAACCGGGGAAGGAAAAACATTAGTGGCTACTTTGGCTGTAGCACTCAATGCCATGAGCGCAAAAAGTGTGCATGTTGTTACTGTTAATGATTATTTAGCAAACAGAGATGCCAATCAAATGCAACCTCTTTATAATTTTTTGGGTTACACTATCGGGGTGATTACAGCAGAAGTCAAAGATGATAATCAAAGACTTCAAGTCTATGCAAACCATATTGTTTATGGAACAAATAATGAATTTGGCTTTGACTATTTGCGAGATAATATGAAATATTCTCTTGATCAAAAAGTCCAAAAAGAACACTTTTTTGCTATTGTTGATGAAGTCGATTCTATTTTAATTGATGAGGCAAGAACACCCCTTATTATATCAGGTCCTGTTAATCGCAAAATGGAAAACTACGAATCTGCTAATAAGGTTGCTAAAAATCTCAAACCTCAAGAAGATTTTACGATTGATGAAAAAAATCGTGTTATCCTTATTAACGAAAATGGCATCAAAAAAGCTGAGGAATTATTCAAAATTGATAATTTATACAGCATTGAAAATGCTGCTCTCTCTCACCATCTTGACCAAGCCCTTAAAGCTAATTTTTTATTCGCCAAAGATAAAGACTATGTTGTCCAAGAAGGGGAAGTGATCATTGTTGATGAATTTACAGGAAGATTGAGCGAAGGACGTCGTTTTAGTGAGGGGCTTCATCAGGCACTAGAAGCTAAAGAAGGGGTAAAAATCAAAGAAGAAAGCCAAACTTTAGCTGATATTACTTTTCAAAATTACTTTAGACTTTATGAAAAACTCTCAGGCATGACAGGAACAGCGCAAACTGAAGCAAGTGAATTCTTACAAATTTATAATCTGGAAGTCGTTTCTATCCCTACAAATGTACCTATTCGCAGAAAAGATCTCAATGATCTTATATACAAAAGTGAGCAAGAAAAATTTGAAGCTGTCATTGATAAAATCAAAGAACTTTACTCTAAGGGACAACCTGTCCTTGTGGGGACTGCAAGTATTGAAAAAAGTGAGGTTCTTCATGAGTTCCTTCAAAAACAACGTATTCCCCACACAGTATTGAATGCCAAACAACATACCAAAGAAGCAGAAATTATTAAAGATGCCGGCAAAAAAGGAGCTGTTACGATTGCTACAAATATGGCCGGACGTGGTGTGGATATTAAGCTTGAAGAAGAGATAAAACAATTAGGGGGATTGTATATTATTGGTACAGAAAGGCATGAAAGTCGCAGAATTGATAATCAATTAAGGGGAAGAAGTGGCAGACAAGGAGATCCGGGCACAAGTCAATTTTATTTGAGTTTGGAAGATCCGCTTTTAAGAATATTTGGCAGCGATCGTATTAAGGGGGTTATGGAAAAACTTGGATTAAAAAATGGAGAGCATATTGAATCCGGACTTGTAACACGATCTGTAGAAAATGCCCAAAAAAAAGTAGAAAACTTGCATTTCGAATCAAGAAAACATCTCTTAGAATATGATGATGTTGCTAATGAACAAAGAAAAACTGTTTATAAATTTAGGAATGAACTTCTGGATACAAGCTATCATATGGGCAATCGGATTACAGAAAATCGTGAATATGCCCTGTGTGAATCCCTCAAGAGAGCACAGATTTTTCAAGGAGACACTCCGGAAAATTTCAATTTAGAAGCCCTAAGTGCAATTATCCAAGAGGACTTCGGGATTCAAATACAAAAAAATATGTTCAACGACCTAAATGATGAAGCAATTTACCAACTTATTTCAGATAAACTCACCCAAACTTATGAAGAAAAAATGTCCTCTTTGGGTGCTGAACAAAGAAATGAAATAGAAAGAATTATTTATCTTCAAGTACTTGATAATACTTGGAGAGAACATCTTTATACGATGGATAATCTCAAAACAGGCATTGGATTGAGAGGCTATAATCAAAAAGATCCTTTGGTCGAATACAAAAAAGAAAGCTATAATTTGTTTTTAGAACTTATTGAATCTATCAAACTAGAAGCCATCAAGACACTTCATATTATTCAATTCCAAGCAGAAAATACTCAAGCCCAAGCCCAAGATTCTGCACAAAAAATACTTGAAGAACTTGAAGAATCCCAAGAAAATCTTGATTATAATATTGACGAAATTGAATTAGATATTAATCCTAAAAAAATATCCAGAAATGATTTATGCCCTTGTGGAAGTGGCAAAAAATATAAACAATGTCATGGAAAAAG
- the argF gene encoding ornithine carbamoyltransferase produces the protein MRHFLTLGDLSKEDILQILDLAIEIKDCFLQNRPTPHRMENKILAMIFEKNSTRTRVSFEAGIYQLGGMGMFLSSKDIQLGRGEPIRDTARAIGSMVDMVMLRTYAQERLQEFAQYSPVPVINGLSDLFHPAQLLTDYLTMIECGIYLTDRKYSSPHIGIPKVAYIGDGNNMANSWLMLASKLGFELRIASPEGYMPNANILAQALEFAQTSGAIIHLSHSPQEAIKDANVVTTDTWISMGQEDEKEMRQKAFQNYCIDDKLMALADKNAIFLHCFPAYRGQEVSENVLEGSQSRVFKEAQNRLHTQKGIMVWLHKNR, from the coding sequence ATGAGACATTTTTTAACACTTGGAGATTTGAGCAAAGAAGATATTCTCCAAATTTTGGATTTGGCTATTGAAATAAAAGATTGTTTTTTGCAAAATCGTCCAACCCCTCATAGAATGGAGAATAAAATTCTTGCAATGATATTTGAAAAGAATTCTACTCGCACAAGAGTAAGTTTTGAAGCCGGGATTTATCAACTCGGAGGAATGGGGATGTTTTTGTCAAGTAAAGACATTCAATTAGGAAGGGGAGAACCTATCAGGGATACAGCCAGAGCTATTGGTTCTATGGTAGATATGGTTATGTTGCGCACTTATGCCCAAGAAAGATTGCAAGAGTTTGCTCAATATTCTCCGGTACCTGTTATTAATGGCTTGAGTGACTTGTTTCACCCTGCGCAACTATTGACAGATTACCTTACCATGATAGAATGCGGGATATATCTTACAGATAGAAAATATAGCAGCCCTCATATTGGGATACCAAAGGTAGCTTATATTGGAGATGGGAATAATATGGCAAATTCATGGTTAATGCTAGCCTCAAAGTTAGGATTTGAATTGCGGATAGCCTCTCCTGAGGGCTATATGCCTAATGCAAATATTCTGGCTCAAGCTCTTGAATTTGCTCAAACAAGCGGGGCAATCATTCATCTCTCACACTCCCCTCAAGAAGCAATAAAAGATGCCAATGTGGTTACTACAGATACTTGGATTTCAATGGGACAAGAAGATGAAAAAGAGATGAGACAAAAGGCATTTCAAAATTATTGTATTGATGATAAGCTGATGGCTTTGGCAGATAAAAATGCCATTTTTTTACATTGTTTTCCTGCTTATAGAGGGCAAGAAGTTAGTGAGAATGTTTTAGAAGGATCTCAAAGTAGGGTGTTCAAGGAAGCCCAAAATAGACTTCATACACAAAAAGGGATCATGGTATGGCTACACAAAAACAGATAA
- a CDS encoding DEAD/DEAH box helicase family protein — MEKLHDELKIALEYGNVEIPLHISENLNKELREYQKNALKYFLLQRKKPKTNHLMFHMATGSGKTVIMAALMLDCFSRGYRNFVFFVNSTAIVEKTKANFVDKNSSKYLFEDRIIIDGKNVAINVINNLNESKQDCMNIYFTTIQSLFALFSCERENALTLQDLINKKLVFLADEAHHLNAETKKINKKEKEEKKDWESVVKKAYESNKENLLLEFSATIPKDKNVPEKYKDKIVYEYDLAKFCKDGYSKRIFVIKYENSKIEYRFLGAMLLSLFRELLAQKYAIFLKPVILFKSEAIAASKTNQNLFLSFLDTLDPYVVEEFYKHAILEGSELFKKSLEFFREEFGDTFLEKITNFLKCNFKKAYTINVNDNNDLENKQMLLNSLENPNNRIRVIFAVDKLNEGWDVLNLFDIVRLGNVKSKIATTKEAQLIGRGARYYPFEDREKIGAKNKRKFDKDLENDLSILERLSYHTLNEVAFIKNLNESMMDEGLILEDSRQRVALKLNPNVEQIMQKYKIYYAKNNRIKKKDLSYFEITKKELDQKIRTLKIPLFSNDIQEVEEKFEKIKEEEESGIFAKIGKRVDVKYFLKAMNILGLSFEDLSKCFDTLPSKHEFVQKYLGEIDVCFSKKQIFSEENNLEIAKFIIENFKEIKQTIKSEYEITPFQAEELIGKDRVIYTIKEVETKSYDWLYYHQCRFDSDLEKEFLKFIEGNKQKISEIFSQWFLIRNDGFEEFKIYDNREGESTYGMGFEPDFIFFGKKKAEEKKFLSIECFIEVKGDHLSGDNKGDEKSATEGVDTWKERFLEILKNQEVSTKINETLTLFSLPFFRKKHNEKFVDAFFRFLN, encoded by the coding sequence ATGGAAAAATTACATGATGAATTAAAGATAGCTTTAGAATATGGAAATGTCGAGATCCCCCTTCATATCAGTGAAAATCTCAATAAAGAACTTCGAGAGTATCAAAAAAATGCTTTGAAATATTTTCTTCTCCAGCGTAAAAAACCCAAGACAAATCATCTGATGTTTCATATGGCTACAGGAAGTGGGAAGACAGTGATTATGGCTGCTTTGATGTTGGATTGTTTTTCCAGAGGGTATAGAAACTTCGTATTTTTTGTGAATTCCACTGCGATTGTGGAAAAAACAAAGGCTAATTTTGTTGATAAAAATTCAAGTAAATATCTTTTTGAAGATAGGATTATTATAGATGGCAAAAATGTCGCCATCAATGTAATCAATAATCTCAATGAAAGCAAGCAAGATTGTATGAATATCTATTTTACAACGATTCAATCTTTGTTCGCACTTTTTTCTTGTGAGAGAGAAAATGCCCTAACACTACAAGATCTTATCAATAAGAAGCTTGTATTTTTGGCTGATGAGGCGCACCATCTCAATGCCGAAACTAAAAAAATAAACAAAAAAGAAAAAGAAGAAAAAAAAGACTGGGAGAGTGTTGTCAAAAAAGCCTATGAAAGCAACAAAGAAAATCTATTGCTTGAATTTAGTGCTACAATCCCCAAAGATAAAAATGTGCCAGAAAAATATAAAGACAAGATCGTTTATGAATACGATCTGGCAAAATTTTGCAAAGATGGGTATTCTAAGCGTATTTTTGTAATAAAATATGAAAATTCCAAGATAGAATATCGTTTCTTGGGGGCAATGCTTTTGAGTTTGTTTCGAGAATTGCTTGCTCAAAAGTATGCAATATTCTTAAAACCCGTTATTCTCTTTAAAAGTGAGGCGATTGCTGCTTCAAAAACAAATCAAAATCTTTTTTTAAGTTTTTTGGATACATTAGATCCCTATGTGGTAGAGGAATTTTATAAGCATGCCATATTAGAGGGGAGTGAATTATTTAAGAAAAGTTTAGAATTTTTTAGAGAGGAATTTGGTGATACTTTTTTAGAAAAAATTACAAATTTTTTGAAATGTAATTTTAAAAAAGCTTACACTATCAATGTCAATGATAACAACGATCTTGAAAACAAGCAAATGCTTTTAAATTCTCTAGAAAATCCCAACAATCGGATAAGAGTGATTTTTGCAGTTGATAAACTCAATGAGGGATGGGATGTGCTAAATCTATTTGATATTGTGAGATTAGGAAATGTAAAAAGCAAGATCGCAACGACAAAAGAAGCCCAACTTATCGGGCGTGGCGCTAGATATTATCCCTTTGAAGACAGAGAAAAAATTGGGGCAAAAAATAAACGCAAATTTGATAAAGATTTGGAAAATGACTTGAGTATTTTGGAAAGATTGAGTTATCATACGCTCAATGAAGTTGCATTTATCAAAAATTTGAATGAAAGCATGATGGATGAAGGACTTATTTTAGAAGATTCGAGGCAAAGGGTTGCGTTAAAACTAAATCCAAATGTAGAGCAGATTATGCAAAAATATAAAATCTATTATGCAAAAAATAATCGAATAAAAAAGAAAGATTTAAGCTACTTTGAGATTACAAAAAAAGAGTTGGATCAAAAAATAAGAACTCTAAAAATACCGCTTTTTTCAAATGACATTCAAGAAGTCGAAGAAAAATTTGAAAAGATAAAAGAAGAAGAGGAATCAGGAATATTTGCCAAGATTGGGAAAAGGGTTGATGTGAAGTATTTTCTTAAGGCTATGAATATCCTTGGTCTGAGTTTTGAGGATTTGAGCAAATGTTTTGATACTTTGCCAAGCAAACATGAGTTTGTCCAAAAATATTTAGGAGAAATTGATGTTTGCTTTTCTAAAAAACAAATATTTTCTGAGGAGAATAATTTAGAGATTGCTAAGTTTATTATTGAGAATTTTAAAGAAATCAAACAAACCATAAAGTCAGAATATGAAATAACTCCTTTTCAGGCAGAGGAACTTATAGGAAAAGATCGTGTGATTTACACGATAAAAGAGGTAGAAACAAAATCTTATGATTGGTTGTATTATCATCAGTGCAGGTTTGATAGCGATCTGGAAAAGGAATTTTTAAAATTTATTGAAGGAAACAAACAAAAAATCAGCGAGATTTTTTCTCAATGGTTTTTGATAAGAAATGATGGGTTTGAGGAATTTAAGATTTATGATAATCGCGAAGGGGAATCAACTTATGGGATGGGATTTGAACCTGATTTTATCTTTTTTGGAAAGAAAAAGGCAGAGGAGAAGAAGTTTTTGAGTATTGAGTGTTTTATTGAGGTAAAAGGGGATCATTTGTCCGGGGATAATAAAGGTGATGAAAAATCTGCAACCGAAGGTGTTGATACTTGGAAAGAGAGATTTTTAGAAATTCTAAAAAATCAAGAAGTGAGTACAAAAATAAATGAGACTCTCACATTGTTTTCTTTGCCATTTTTTAGAAAAAAACATAATGAAAAATTTGTGGATGCTTTTTTTAGATTCCTAAACTAG
- a CDS encoding site-specific DNA-methyltransferase, with protein MHPQQDSKELLDLLKNQDFSGFPNLLLQGNNLLSLHSLKHVKSIYGQVKLIYIDPPYNTGKDSFNYNDNFNHCTWLTFMKNRLEIAYEFLREDGVIFIQCDDNEQAYLKVLCDEIFGRENFVATICWEKKTSPQNDAKWLSDNHDFILIYARNKKVWRPNLLPRTKEMDARYTNPDNDPRGPWMGGDLSVRTYNLNYDFPITTPSGRIVNPPTGRSWRTSREGFKKLLTDNRIYFGKNGNNVPTIKRFLNEVKNGITSLTVWAAKDVGTNLIAKNEIKALFDNKNSHIEAAEIRNQNFQEVSQENYSNDNIRIHNKVATPLFATPKPEALLKRIIEISTAQGDLVMDFFAGSGTTLAVAHKMHRKWVGIEQMDYIENITKKRLEMVVYGEQGGISKAVGWKSGGEFVYAKLASFNALYKEKIQNSTEQKELENIYEDLEQKAFLDYHIDLQAILKDKEFKDLNLENKKEILRLLLDSNMDYLPYGDIKDAVYGVDKNTIELNEIFYKD; from the coding sequence ATACATCCCCAACAAGACTCAAAAGAACTTTTAGACTTATTAAAAAATCAAGATTTTTCCGGTTTCCCTAACTTGTTGCTTCAAGGTAACAATCTCTTAAGCTTACATTCTCTCAAACATGTCAAATCTATCTACGGGCAAGTCAAACTCATTTATATAGATCCTCCCTACAATACAGGTAAGGATAGCTTTAACTATAATGACAATTTCAATCATTGTACTTGGCTTACTTTTATGAAAAATCGCCTGGAAATAGCCTATGAATTCCTGCGTGAAGATGGGGTAATATTTATCCAATGTGATGATAACGAACAAGCTTATCTCAAAGTGCTTTGTGATGAGATTTTTGGGAGAGAGAATTTTGTAGCAACGATATGTTGGGAAAAAAAGACATCACCACAAAATGATGCTAAATGGCTGAGTGATAATCATGATTTTATTTTAATTTATGCAAGAAATAAAAAAGTATGGAGACCTAATCTCTTACCTAGAACAAAAGAAATGGATGCCAGATACACTAATCCTGATAATGATCCTAGGGGGCCATGGATGGGAGGAGATTTATCAGTAAGAACTTATAATTTAAATTATGATTTTCCCATAACTACACCATCAGGAAGAATCGTAAATCCTCCTACCGGAAGAAGTTGGAGAACTTCAAGAGAAGGTTTTAAAAAATTACTAACTGATAATAGAATTTATTTTGGAAAAAACGGCAATAATGTTCCGACTATAAAAAGATTTTTAAATGAAGTAAAAAATGGCATCACTAGTCTAACTGTGTGGGCAGCAAAAGATGTTGGAACAAATTTAATTGCTAAAAATGAGATCAAGGCTTTGTTTGATAACAAAAATTCACACATAGAAGCAGCTGAGATAAGAAATCAGAATTTTCAAGAAGTGAGTCAAGAAAATTATTCAAATGACAATATTCGGATACACAATAAAGTTGCAACACCTCTATTTGCTACTCCCAAACCCGAAGCCTTACTCAAACGCATTATCGAAATCTCCACTGCACAAGGGGATCTTGTAATGGATTTTTTTGCAGGGAGTGGGACGACTCTGGCTGTAGCGCACAAGATGCATCGCAAATGGGTAGGTATCGAACAGATGGATTATATAGAAAATATTACCAAAAAACGTCTTGAAATGGTCGTATATGGGGAGCAAGGAGGGATAAGCAAGGCTGTGGGGTGGAAAAGTGGAGGGGAATTTGTTTATGCGAAATTAGCGTCTTTCAATGCTCTTTATAAGGAAAAAATTCAAAATTCAACCGAACAAAAAGAATTAGAAAATATCTATGAAGATCTGGAGCAAAAGGCTTTTTTGGATTATCATATAGACTTGCAAGCAATTTTGAAAGACAAAGAATTTAAAGACTTGAATTTAGAAAATAAAAAAGAAATTTTAAGACTTCTTTTGGATTCTAATATGGATTATCTTCCTTATGGAGATATTAAAGATGCTGTTTATGGGGTAGATAAAAATACTATAGAACTCAATGAAATTTTTTATAAAGATTAA
- a CDS encoding site-specific DNA-methyltransferase, with product MFKNELLQDLEKQFETLGNARNLAIKYDKEFLEFLLKKSKFKQEFSSKFFIQIAGSFVFKQDDFLTFLDLRSLGGSWTNYTNKIGLANKIKVFLKTQNEVVLNFPFKDCVLAGGANKDEGKRKEIFFNEILAKDEIDILFSPKVLHNFEYITYESVSQSVSQSVSQSVSQSVSQSVSQSVSQSVSIS from the coding sequence ATGTTTAAAAATGAATTATTGCAAGATTTGGAAAAACAATTTGAAACCTTGGGAAATGCAAGAAATTTAGCTATCAAATATGATAAAGAGTTTCTGGAGTTTTTACTTAAAAAATCAAAATTTAAACAAGAATTTAGCAGTAAGTTTTTCATACAAATTGCGGGTAGTTTTGTTTTTAAACAAGATGATTTTTTGACTTTTTTAGACCTTAGAAGTTTAGGTGGAAGTTGGACAAATTATACTAACAAAATCGGCTTGGCAAACAAAATCAAAGTGTTTTTAAAGACACAAAATGAAGTCGTCTTAAACTTCCCCTTCAAAGATTGTGTATTAGCAGGTGGGGCAAATAAAGATGAAGGCAAGAGAAAAGAAATATTTTTTAATGAAATCTTAGCAAAAGATGAGATTGATATCTTATTCTCTCCTAAAGTATTGCACAACTTTGAATACATCACTTATGAGTCAGTCAGTCAGTCAGTCAGTCAGTCAGTCAGTCAGTCAGTCAGTCAGTCAGTCAGTCAGTCAGTCAGTCAGTCAGTCAGTCAGTCAGTCTCAATATCATAG